A window from Salvia miltiorrhiza cultivar Shanhuang (shh) chromosome 2, IMPLAD_Smil_shh, whole genome shotgun sequence encodes these proteins:
- the LOC131010925 gene encoding uncharacterized protein LOC131010925, producing the protein MGAEAEKIQQSAIPAMNPNPNSITEAQFAAWKRRKDADASARKEAAARKRVEDIAAGVVQMNGRELFEHEPWVFDDTSY; encoded by the exons ATGGGGGCGGAGGCCGAGAAAATTCAGCAATCAGCGATACCTGCTATGAATCCGAACCCTAATTCCATAACAGAAGCTCAATTCGCCGCCTGGAAACGTCGAAAG GATGCTGATGCTTCTGCCAGAAAAGAGGCAGCTGCGAGGAAGCGTGTGGAGGATATAGCTGCAGGAGTGGTTCAGATGAATGGCCGTGAACTCTTTGAGCACGAGCCTTGGGTTTTCGATGACACAAGTTACTAG